GCTAAGTGGACTATGTGAATCTATATGTAATCGTTTCCATCCAAAGTCATTGCTAATATCTAACTGATCAGCAAGTTCAGGTAATTGCAAGGGCTGATATTTTACGGCCAGAGCGTCAAGAAGCCTTTCTATCAAAATCCATTGCGCATGTAGGCTGCGCCAAAGGCTCATCCGTTGTCGCCAGCGTAGCTGCACCAATTGTTTAATGTGTTTCGAGCCAAGCTGTTCTTCAATATTAATAAGGCGTTGAATTTCCAAGAGATCTTTCGTGATCAAGCCTGGCTGTAAAGGTGGTGGTGAAGACGTAAATCCTTGGAGCGACTGGCTATGTTGTTGTATGCGAGTGTTTAGTGAATTAAGCAATCTTTGATGAAGCTCTTCCATTCGCGTCAGTCGATTTTTGGGCCAAAGTAAGCGCCCGATTGCAATGGCTACTACGATTCCAACTAAAGTATCTATGCTTCTGTTTAAAATATAATACCAGTTTAACTTTGTATAACCGTGAACGCCTAAAAAGATCACGGTAATCACAACGGCTGTCGACAAGCCGCTGCCCCAGCCAAGGAGGCGCAGTAAGGGGACAGTAATTAAGAGGCTGACGAAAATGCCGATCCAGCCTGAAAGCATTGTGTGGACTAAAAAAACAACAAAGCCGCCAGTTACTGTTCCTAAAATCCTTCCTTTGGCAGCATCAAGTGTGTTTTCGTCTTGATCGTCGACGACTAAAATGACGGCTAAGAGCGGATAAAAAACAAAGCTAATTCGATCAAAGTGTTGGGCAATCGCGCATGTGATAAAGATGCTGATGCCAAGCCTAAGACTTTGTTTTATAAGATTACTGTCTATTGTTGCAATGTTCATTTTTAGAGGTAATCAGAAGTTCGATCTGAGTCTCTTGCTGCTGGATCTTCCTGCCTCCGCGTCCAGCGATGAATTAGTGGCAGGCCATTGTGTATCAAGATAGCTCACGCCATTTTTATAAAAAGGACGAGCATTGAGTTGATTGGTTTTGAGTTCTGTTGTTCCCATGGCAGCGATCAATTTGCCTATCTCTAAAGGTCCAAGATCTGTTTCAAGATTACGTCCAGCTGCCGTGATCAAGGCTGGCAGGCGGATGAGATGCTGAGGTTGTATGAGTTTGTTGAACAGGCTTTTTAACACAAGTTGTTGTCTGTCAAGTCGTCCAAAATCTCCCTGTCCATCATGGCGCCAGCGCAGAAAACCTTCAAGGTCACGTCCTTTGAGAACCTGGCGTCCTGGCTGGAGGTTGATCAGTAATCCTTGGCTTCTGTCTTGGTAGTAGAGCCGTTTTGGTACATCCACTTCGAGACCACCAAGTAAATCACTAATGGTGCGAATTCCTTCAAGATTCACCAAAATATGGTGATCGATCGGTCGTCCCATGAGGCGTGTTAGTTCTGATTTAACAG
The Synechococcus sp. CC9311 DNA segment above includes these coding regions:
- a CDS encoding aromatic acid exporter family protein, giving the protein MNIATIDSNLIKQSLRLGISIFITCAIAQHFDRISFVFYPLLAVILVVDDQDENTLDAAKGRILGTVTGGFVVFLVHTMLSGWIGIFVSLLITVPLLRLLGWGSGLSTAVVITVIFLGVHGYTKLNWYYILNRSIDTLVGIVVAIAIGRLLWPKNRLTRMEELHQRLLNSLNTRIQQHSQSLQGFTSSPPPLQPGLITKDLLEIQRLINIEEQLGSKHIKQLVQLRWRQRMSLWRSLHAQWILIERLLDALAVKYQPLQLPELADQLDISNDFGWKRLHIDSHSPLSLSQRILLEEEGTRFLRIVRSQKKLDFAVKQNSFE
- a CDS encoding LCP family protein, with amino-acid sequence MNGQRSPNKRSLLTAAVIGLLGGLLLSIPLSRSLIPSTDLPKLASINNPLENWTSFESENIVILGMDAGGGNTDTMFVLSVENGETSIIQIPRDSYIDSRNFGPMKANALHATGGPDAVKSELTRLMGRPIDHHILVNLEGIRTISDLLGGLEVDVPKRLYYQDRSQGLLINLQPGRQVLKGRDLEGFLRWRHDGQGDFGRLDRQQLVLKSLFNKLIQPQHLIRLPALITAAGRNLETDLGPLEIGKLIAAMGTTELKTNQLNARPFYKNGVSYLDTQWPATNSSLDAEAGRSSSKRLRSNF